One part of the Sphingopyxis sp. TUF1 genome encodes these proteins:
- a CDS encoding NIPSNAP family protein, translating to MITCVVDYRINPDQIAAFEKFARAWIYLVNKHGGQHHGYFLPSEGASDRAFALFSFESLAAYERYRQLFGVDAEFIKADRIRDASGCVIRYERMFMRPLLPADVTGIPEGLE from the coding sequence ATGATTACGTGCGTCGTCGATTACCGCATCAATCCCGACCAGATCGCTGCGTTCGAAAAATTCGCCCGCGCGTGGATATATCTCGTCAACAAGCATGGCGGGCAGCATCACGGATATTTCCTGCCATCCGAAGGCGCCAGCGACCGGGCGTTCGCGCTGTTCAGTTTTGAGAGCCTGGCCGCCTATGAACGCTATCGCCAGCTGTTCGGCGTCGACGCCGAATTCATCAAGGCGGATCGCATCCGCGACGCAAGCGGCTGTGTCATCCGGTACGAGCGGATGTTCATGCGGCCGCTGCTGCCTGCCGACGTGACGGGCATTCCCGAGGGCCTCGAATAG